The stretch of DNA GGCGTGGGCGATGGGCTTTTCGATGAGCACGTCGGCGCCCGCTTGCACCGTCCGCCTGGCCAGGGGAACGTGGAGGTCGTTGGGCACGGCCACCACCACCCGGTCCGGCCCCCAGGCCAGGGCGTCCTCGATGCGGTCGAAATGGCGGGCACCGGTCTCGGCAGCGACCCTGGCCGCCAGGCCGCTATCGCTATCCACCACCGCTGTTGCCGCCAGCCGGGCCGCATTCATGGCATGCCGCCGGCCGATGGAGCCGCAGCCGATCACCAGGACCTTCATGAGCCTCCTTGTCCCGCCAGAAGCAGGGCCAGTTGGAAATCCTCCTCGTCGTCGATATCCACCGACCGGAGGCGGGGCATGACATGGCCCTTGAGGGTGGGGCCGTAGAAGGTGCCGGTCTCCAGAAAAGCGGGTACCAAGACGGCGTAGGTGCTGCCGTTGTCCACCAGGAACGTCCCCAGGTTCTGGCTCTGCTGGTGGACCAGCTCCGGCCACACGGGATTCAGGATGCCGGCATTGTCCGGCCGCAGGGCCTGGGCCGGCGGGAACGAGTACCTGGTCACCGCCATGGCGAATTCGCACTCCCCTTCCATCAAGAGGCCTGCGGTGGCCAGGATGTCGGGGGCGGTGCGCAAGGGGGCGGTGGCGTACAGGCAGCACAGCACATCGTACCGCCGGCCTGCCCGTCTCTCCTCGTCCAACACCTGGCGGCAGACATCCACCACCCGCGCCGTGTCCGAGGCGAGCGCCCACGGCCGCCTGGCCACCTCGGCGCCATACTGGCGACCGACTGCGGCGATCTCATCATCCTCGGTGGAAACCAGCACCTTCCGGAAACACCCGGCCTCCAGCGCTGCGGCGATGGTGTAGGCCATGACCGGCCGGCCGCGGAACGGGAGGATGTTCTTTCGGGGCAGACGCTTGGACCCGCCCCGGGCGGGGATAACCGCCAGCATCTCCATGGCGCTCATTCCAGGTCGGCGAGGGTCAGAAGGTGGCCGGCCGGAAGGTCGCGGCGGAAGCGCAACCCGGCCAGGCTGTCGAAACGGTCCGGGGTGATGCCCAGGCCGGGCCGCCGGAAATCCACCTCCTGCTCCGTCAACGGCTGGCCTTGGCGGACCGGATTCCGCAGGTAGATGCTGCGGCGGATCATCTTGCGCCGTGCGCGCTCCTCGGGATGCAGGATTCGCCGG from Thermodesulfobacteriota bacterium encodes:
- a CDS encoding Gfo/Idh/MocA family oxidoreductase, with the protein product MKVLVIGCGSIGRRHAMNAARLAATAVVDSDSGLAARVAAETGARHFDRIEDALAWGPDRVVVAVPNDLHVPLARRTVQAGADVLIEKPIAHA
- a CDS encoding acylneuraminate cytidylyltransferase family protein; protein product: MSAMEMLAVIPARGGSKRLPRKNILPFRGRPVMAYTIAAALEAGCFRKVLVSTEDDEIAAVGRQYGAEVARRPWALASDTARVVDVCRQVLDEERRAGRRYDVLCCLYATAPLRTAPDILATAGLLMEGECEFAMAVTRYSFPPAQALRPDNAGILNPVWPELVHQQSQNLGTFLVDNGSTYAVLVPAFLETGTFYGPTLKGHVMPRLRSVDIDDEEDFQLALLLAGQGGS